In Citrus sinensis cultivar Valencia sweet orange chromosome 3, DVS_A1.0, whole genome shotgun sequence, the sequence aaatgcaagttatgcaacccaagaggggggtgaattgagattttgaattttatgctAAACAATTTTTGTAACAATTCAATCTAACGCCCTAAtggaattaaaaacaataaattcaatatagtacaataataaaagagtaagggaagagaaaacaaacacaacgacttttacgtggttcagcaatccccgcctacgtccacgccttcAAGCCAAGCTCGATGATTTCattatccaagcctcccaaggcttcaagttcttacaattgacttccaaggtgtcaataaacctttacaatcaagagattatctccccaatctctttaccccaagtgtttctcacacttatacactcacaatttgataaaaaatgaaaattacaacaaaaactctctttgagagtggatatgcaaataatagctaaatgataattcaataaatgatgatttgcgaaatggaagctcaatatatgttatatgatcttatttATGCTTGCattagttcttaaaatgaagttggagttgaatttttataattaaagcccgaaaactaaccgttataggcaaattccagcAACCAACCGGTTAGCCGCTTAatttatccggctagccgcttgtaacagtgatattaccgttattttttaattttactacaGTAACACTGTTAACAAAATTACACTttggcccaaaactttctataatgatactatgacccaaaacgtcataaaactttacaaatatgtCCAATTTTGGAATTTCCTAATAATGATTGTCATTCCAAAActttcaaaaattatgataaaattatgatacgACCCcaactatattattatttctgtaAGAGGtcctttatcaaaatttaacataatacccatattttttataattctcaaaacttttcactttagtccaaaatgttTATAACTTATAGTATGGCctaaaacatttcaaatatttgcaAAAAGGTCCAACTCCggaattcaaaataatacttattgaaaatcaaagattgcaaaactTTCCATTTAAGTTCAAAATACTGAAaaccacaaaatactttatcttataaaaataaaaccttttagtttatgaaaagtaattaattaaaattaatctattgagcttctcaaatgctaaatcataccggctttacaagaatttatcgcaaTAATTTGTCCGTTGAGCTccaaactttattcttgatttcgccgttgtccgttgagctccaaactttattcttgatttcgccgttgtccgttgagtgtttttaacttgatttcacttgcataaatattatccttaaaaaactagtgaaaatgtgaaatacaatatttattaattttacttacaacgcatgtttgttatcatcaaaattacattatgtgtagccctttaggctaacatcTTCTAATGTGTCTAAGCTGACCACATAGATAACAAACTTTGTCTCCAGCACGACACTGGCCCTGATAGTTCATGCCACACGGAGGGCAATAAGGCTGTTACGTACTCTTAGGACGATCATCACGATGACTCCCATCACTTTGGTCATACTATCCCTGATTCTTGACATTACTTCCCACTAATAGCTGCGCTTAGCTATGACTGGCAGCCTGTCTTTAGTCTCCCCTGAAGCCTGTACCCTAACTCTTTTGCGtgatattaaagtaaattataGGAATACCCTATCTCTTAGGTGGCCTACTACTAGAGCTACCCTCTGCCCAACTTTGGCTACACTTCTGCTTCAGTGCTTGAACTCTGCGTCCCTCTGAAATATTGTACTCTACCCTTTTGGCTGCCTCAACTACCTTTCTAAACTCAGTGTATTGTGATGCATTCACGGTGGTGCAAATCTTAAATCAGAGATCTTTTTCAAACTGTCCgcatctctctctcttgtcACCGACTATAGATGTAGCAAATCTAGAGAGGTCCAAAAACTTCTTCTCATACTCCTTAACTGTCATGGATCCCTGAACCGAACGAAGGAATTCACTCCGCTTAACATCCTAATAAACAACTAGAAAATACTGATTGTAAAATTCCCTATGAAAAATGGACCAAATAAtcactaggggtgggcattggttcggttcgattcaatttcagaataaatttttggttTCGGATCAGTTCgggttcaaaaattaaaaaaattattcggtttttcttaaaaataaaatccgcACCAAAACCGATAGGCCGGCTTCGGGTCGGTTTCAGTTCTCGGTTTCGGATCGGTTTTGGTTctttaaatgatttaatttaaccaaTCGATTTTTCGGTTCATCTTAACGGTTTGGTTTTCGATTCTATCTGTCcgatcattttttatttcaaaccaTGTGTAATAATTTCCTCATTTTCAATACCTGTATAATATATTCAAAGTATGTGCAATCTATGATTTCATCAATTAATCTACAATTGCATCAATTACTACTATGTCATCACCACTACGAAATCATTCATCACCATTAccaaattaacttaatataGTCCATAACATAAGTCCAtgacaacataaaaaaataagtaattctAACAATGAcaccaaacaaaacaaaagacaaTCAAATACCCAACAACACCCAGGCAACGTCTATAACCATTAGAAATTAttacaacataaaaattaaaaatcaaccaTAAGAAATGCCATTACTTTGCTCTCCTTTCCTACCAACTTCTTCCAACTTTAATAACTTCCAACATCCACACTTGCCAACTTAAATCtacacaaataaaattgaaatgagtaaacataaatataactataaaTGCATTCATACACACAAGGCCAAATATAATCAATTtatgataaacaaaaataaaataaaatattgactTTCGGTCAATGACCATTTTGAAGAATTCACAAACAAATTAGGCGATAACAAAATTCCTATATGCAATGATTTCCTAAGTATTGGGCCacactaatattttataaaagagagGGATCTAATGATATTATCCCTCCATCATATTCTCCACCTCGTGACTTTCTCTGTTTCTCACCCAGCAACAGTGACATTTGCAAATCAGTTCACATATGCAAATCCaaacaaaagtaataaaactaaatactGTTAATAATCTAATACAGTAATAATACGTAAAGCAACcatgaaattacaaaagattaaagagttattttttaaaaaatagacccatttcaaaaacaaaaaaagagagagaaagcagAGCAAGTAAGTGAGTTACCTGGCTCGCTGGCAAGGGAACGATGGAAGGAATGGTATCGACAGGTTGGCAGTATCAGCCACCAGCGGATGGGATTAAGATTTGGGTGTGTGAGTTTGTCCGATCGTGGTTTTGTACAAGTGAAAGTGAGAGTGGTGCACCGATGCTGGTGCAAACATTTATGGTTTAGGTATATATATGTTGtagtgaaattataaaaataccatAATATCAATTCGGTTcggattttataattttttatccaaaaaaatcCGAACCAAAGGTTTTGTCCACCCCTAGTAATCGCAGCATGCCCATGATGTCGTCTCTCTACTATCTACCACCAATGGTTAGCTCTATCCTCAAGCAGGAAAGTGGCAAAGGATAGTCAGTCATCCTCTAAACACttcatcattttaaaaatacgcTCTCACTTAACAAACCATGTCTCAACCTTAGGTGGTTCTCCAGAACGCTCCTTGGCCCTAAACTTCTCACACGCTCAATAGTGTTTCCGTTGCCGGCATGTTTTTTAGTCTGATTGTGCACAATTGTAGCCATGATCTGAGCTAATATATCAAATGACTGCTCAATATTCGGGACATTCCCTGGTGCCTATTATGCAATTTCATGCATAGAGGATTCAACTACCCCCTCATTCACATATTTACTTTCCCTCGTAGGTGCACTACCAGGAGTCAACCCAGCTACTAACCTAGTACAACCACGACCACGTCGACTGCTACATCAAAGCATGATGGTGGCAACAAAATATCAATTCTCACTTTAATAgcaataaaacttattcttACTAAGGTAGTAAAATCGATAGAATCTAAAACCACGCTCTGATACAAACTGAAACGATTCGCCCGAAACCCCTAGGGCGTGTCTATCTAATCTCATCAAAATTGGATttataataatctaattagtAATGATTCTTTCGAAAATTTGGCAAAgcctcctttataaatataacactCTCAATCTGTAAATATGTAAAACAAGCActccaaaaataaatcaacataCAACCAACTCCAATGTTCATCATCCTCAACCAAAATACTTTTTACCCAAGATATGTTCAGAGTatcaaaagattttattataattaatattaacataCATTAGTTTATTCTTAATCTCAAAAGAATagtacaacaaaaattatataattaaaaaaaatgagatgatCACGATATCCTAACAAAAATCATCTAAATCTTCTAACACCATCACgtgatcaaaattcaaaatatctaCAGTTGCTAGGTTGATTTAGTAAACCTGCAACATCCTATGGgggggaaaataataaaatgggaagaatataaaactcagtgagctcagtgagtggatagtagtttttgaaaataaatttttactttaaaagaaaataatcatgtcaTTTCTAAAAACGATTTCATTAAACCATATacgagaaaaaattaataaatcatttaacatCTAAATCAGATTACTAACGTTGAAGAgcatatataatatcataCGTAATAACCATGGAAATCATATcacaaattcatataaaatacacaaatctaAAATCATCACTAAATAAGTACCCAGGGGAGTAATCTCGTTGTATCCGAACTTCAACAAATGGGCAAAAACTTACTATCTAGGTACTGTCATGCTCTGGAGGTACATGGATAAACAGGGAAATGCCATCTCATATATTGTCATATGTCTCATCATATATGTCCATGCATACTCTAGTCCCCAAAGGACTAAAACGCCCAAGCACATGGCCCAAAGCCTCTTTGTGAACTCAAACAGGCCCTAAAAGCCTGTATCTCATCTGTATCATCTGTATCTCTATCACTCTTATCATCATACCATATGCATATGCCCCCGAAATGCAGAAACATCCAAACACACTGCCCAAAACCTCTATGTGTGTTCAGACGTGCCTCAAACGCCTCATTATATCTGTATTACTGTAACCAGAGAAGGGTACAATCCAATGATTTTGCAAACAACCTTTTATACACATATACATAAACTTATAATCATACTATAATTCatatttccttttcattaACATACTTTAGTTTGACAGCTTACTCTCACCCTCACGCGTggtctctctttctctctctcctctaaacctttcattatttatttttttcctaatcaCCTGTCCCTTTTTTTCACATATGTTACAAACCAATTCTTAAATAAGCCACGAACACCACTACGAGTAGAAtacccccttttttttttgaagtgtAAAGGATTGAGTTGAAATCCCCTCCCACAAGCCAAGGATTTTGCATGGTTGTTCTAATTCTCCCAAGATGATgccacaaatatttttataagagAAAGAACAATACTAGCATAGACAACATTCACCCACAACATAAACTTATTCTcttaaaaactttaaagtcGAGAAATCATTTATCGTTTAAAACAAATTCCACCTTAAAAATGTCCTTCCACTAAATCCAAATACTAACAGAGTAtctgataactctatgaaattagagttattacatcaattctagacttaaatcagGATCACTTAGAGAGaaaataaggtgtttttattacattttggatagattttgcataaacattcattttagttgagtcttaataagttttgcttgaatccaagtaatttgtgctcaaaacaggtgcataattgtaggttttcagaAATCCTTAATTCATGAAGGAATGCTGAGACATTAGACTAGCAAGAGAAGGACAGGAGATGGCCGCAACAGAAGTAAAGCACAATCGGGGACAATGCAGTGTTGTAGCTGCTGTTAGAGCAACCAATGCTGTAGCAATCTAGGAGCACGGAAGGAGAAAACTTAAGCGCGGGTCAGATGCAGATTTACgatctgcatgtttcctaatttaactcaTGCACGTCCAcagactttttatttttccctagTTTGCAGTATAAAATGAGGGCATGTACCACATAGAATGGCGGCAATGAATTAACATTGGAGAAATcgagaggaaaagaagaaaacaatcaGATTCGAGAGAACCAAGTCTGCATCAGTAAAGAATCCAGCAGAGCTATTTGGATTTAATCTTCATCGTTCTCtacttgttcttttctttaatctttaattGAACCGATGTATTTCGTGAAcaatatattgatatttgtttttctcattcagaatatgaactagaTTTGCTTGTAGTTGggtgacaaacaatctaatgggtatttgactgttcttatgtgttgttatgtcattgctgtagcattttacttTAGTAGttgttattaatataactgttatttcggttgaccacccatttaataattcaagTTAAGACagagcagcaaaagggcatgtcttagcggatattattagagtattacttgatctTACTTTtagtttcctggattaagttatcttgaatcccataagggctaTACTTGAAGCaagatttgtgacacactagacataggtgctcaccttgtagggtggaaAGACTAAAGGGTCATAAGGCCATATCATAAGTAGattagcaactggtcattgttaatatatttaaggGTATGAGAGTTCCAATATGCGACAGCTGAGCATGCAGATTAATTATGCCCAGTGCTACAGCACTTGTCGTAACAACTGGTGTTAACTTGATGAAAAACAGTCAGCCCATAAGGaaagtttgatcattcaactactatagTCTCActtgaatcttagacacatttaatttagtttatttcattacggtattgttttactttattctCTCACAATCATCAATTACGATAGAACCCACTTTACGTTTGTTAACTTCAGACTTAAGTTAgtttgcactattgtgattgctatagcatttcgagtaacatcaatccatgtggagacgatcttgaatattcatctctttattacttgttgtgtatacttgcacattggcattagtagcatttgattataaaatttaccaataaatttttggcgccgttgccggggattgattgtttatttttgaagtgtgaagtaaatcttgatagtgccaatttgatttgattcattttatttgttggcATATCAGTACTTGCATGCGCAAAGACGGATCTGTGGTATTCCAATTCGATCTTGAGATTGAAAGGACTGTCAGGAGACTGCGAAGagaacaaagaaattcaaaaattgttTCAAGTATGAATAATTTGCAGGATGTGGGAAATTTGGAACCTCACGGGCCCTTACAACCAGTCAACGTTCAAGAAGAGCAGAATGAACATGCTAATCAGAGGCAGCCAGGCGATAACAACATTATTTACATGGCTGATGACAGAGACAGAGCTATTAGAGATTATGCTGTGTTAACGCCTCAAGTTGTACACCCTGGGATAATCAGACCTGAAGTAGAAGCCGCGAACTTTGAATTGAAGCCAGTGATGTTTCAGATGTTGCAGACAGTTGGTCAATTCAATGGATTGCCaaatgaagatcctcatctccatcttAAGTTGTTCTTGGAAGTGagtgatgctttcaagattgctTGAGCAAGACAAGATGCCTTAAGACTGAggctttttccttattccttaagagatcgagcaagagcatggttaAACTCGTTACCATCTGATtccatcactacatggaatgagtTGACTGATAAAttcctaatgaaatatttcccaccgataaaaaatacaaaattgcgGAATAAGATTACTtctttccatcaacttgaagatgagagtCTGTATGAGGCTTGGGAAAGATTTAAAGAACTGCTCAGAAGGTGTCCTCATCATGGCATTCCTTGTTGCATTCAATTGGAAACTTTTTACAATGGGTTGAATCTGAGTACAAGATTAATGGTGgatgcttcagcaaatggagctttgttatccaaatcttacactgaagcttatgaaattctggagagaattgccaataataattattagtggCCATCAACTAGGCCACTAGTAGCAAGAGGAACAGCAGGGGTACATAACATAGATGCAATTACAGCCTTATCAGTACAAGTAACCTCATTGACTAACATGGTAAAGGCCATGACATCTGCTCCAACAGTAGTGAAGCAAGTTGCTGAACTTTCTTGTGTATATTATGGTGAAGAACACGACTTTGATAATTGTCCTGGAAATCCAGCTTCAGTAAACTATGTGGGTAATTTCAATCGACAGCTTCAGAACAACTCatattcaaatacttacaacccTGGCTGGAAGCAACACCCAAATTTTTCATGGAGCCGTCAGAATCGAAACGCTCCAATATTAAATAGACAAAATAGGAACACTCAACCACCTGATTTTCATCAGCAAGGTCAAGGGCAAAATCATATTAGTCAGGATCCAATCACTTCACTAGAAGCATTGATTAAGGAATACATTACAAAtaatgaagcaattgtgcaGAGTCAAGCTGTATCATTGAGGAACTTGAAAAACCAAATGGGACAACTTGCCACAGCAATGAGTAGCATGACTCAAGGAAACTTACCTAGCAACACAGAAGACCCTAGGAGAGAGGGCAAAGAGAACACtacaaagtaattaatttgagatcTAGAAAAAATGTTGATGTCACAGTTGATGTGACTGAAAAGGGGATGAAATTTAACTCTTCACAAAAACCACCTCAAGATGGAAGCATGTTACAACAACCCAACCATCAAGACACTGGTTATAGGGGCCAAGCTACAGCAACTGCAGAAGGAACTCAAACAGTGCatgttgaaaaagaagttgCAACACCAGTAGCCACAATCTACAACAAACCAAACAAGCAGAGTTTGGTACCTCCTGAAGCTTCCCAGCAGTTTAGACATCCACCACCTTTCCTACAGAGATtccagaagcaaaaacaagacaagcagTTCAGTAAATTCCTGAACGTGCTGAAGCAATTACACATCAACAtaccttttgtggaagctttggagcaaatgcttaattatgtgaaatttctaaaagacaTCTTGGCACGAAAAAGAAGGCTGGGAGAATTTAAAACTATTGCTTTAACACAGGAAAACAATCATATGCTCCAAAGTAAGATGCCTACAAAAGTGAAGGATCCAGGAAGTTTTACAATACCCTACTCTATAGGAACTAGGTACACTGGCAGAGCACTTTGTGACTTGGGAGCAAGTATTAATTTGATGCCATTGTCTGTATTTAAGCAGCTGGGAGTAGGGGAATACAGACCAACAACAGTCACTCTGCAATTAGCTGACAGATCTCATGTATACCCTGAAGGAAAAATTGAGGATGTACTGGTGAATGTTGACAAATTCATCTTCCCAGTAGACTTCATTGTACTAGAATTTGAAGCTGATAAAGAGGTACCCATTATACTTGGAAGACCTTTCCTAGCAACTGAGAAGACTCTGATAGATGTGCAGAAATGAGAGCTCACCATGAGAGTGAATGACCAGCAAGTCACATTTAACGTACTAGAGGCTATGAAGAACCCTGATGAAGTAGAAGATTGCAATTTCCTAAGTGTTGTGGATTTTGTTGTAGCAGACAGAATGGAAAAATGCTTCAATAATGAGATCAACAAAGTCACCACCTTTGAAGATTTAGAAGAGGAAGATGTTGCAGCAAACCAGATAGATTGGATGGAAGAAAAGCAATCTGATAGGCACAACAAGTTTATTGAGCATCTGAATCTTTCAGACAGAGAAGTAAAAACAACTTTACCATCTATTGAATCACCTCATattcttgaattaaaattgttacattcacatttgaaatatatttatcttggtcaaaacaaCACACTCCCTGTAATCATGTCATCTACCTTGAATGCAGGTCAAGAACAGAGTCTGGTAGATTTGCTTGGAAGATACAGAAGAATAATTGCATGGACCATGGCAGACATCAAGGGGATAAGTCCATCAATATGGATGCATAAAATCCTGTTAGAAGATTGCCACAACAATTGGGTGGAACATCAGAGAAGGTTAAACCCtattatgaaagaagtggtgaaaaagaaaatcatcaagTGGTTGGATGCTGGAATCATATATCCAATATCAGACAGTTCATGGGTGAGCCCAGTTCAGTGTGTTCCAAAGAAGGGAGGGATAACAACGATAGCTAATGAGAGGGATGAACTTATTCCTACAAGGACAGTGACTAGATGGAGAGTATGTATGGAGTGCAGGAAGCTCAACAAATCCACAAGGAAATATCACTTCCCACTCCCATTCATAGATAAGATGTTGGACAGACTTGCTGGAAAACAGCACTATTGTTTCCTAGATAGGTATTCAGGCTACAACCAAATTGCTATAGCTTCAGATGATCAGGAGAAGACTACATTTATCTGTCCTTATAGAACATTTACCTTCAGAAGAATGCCCTTGGGTTGTGCAATGCTCAAGCAACTTTTCAGAGATGCATGATgtctatttttctaatatagTAGAGCAGACTTTagaagttttcatggatgACTTCTCAGTTTTTGGGGAGACATACAAAGATTGTTTACACAACTTggaagaagttcttaaaagatgtgagGTGACTAACTTAGTACTCAATTGGGAAAAGTGTCATTTCATGGTGCAAGAATGAATAGTGTTGGGTCATAAGGTGTCCAAGAAAGGCATTGAGGTAGACAAAGCCAAGATAAAGGTAATAGATAAACTGCCACCTCCCACTTCAATAAAGGGTATTAGGAGTTTTTTGGGTCATGCTGGATTTTACCGAAGATTCATTAAGGATTTTTCCAAGGTAGCTAAACCATTATGCTTATTGCTGGAACATGACAAGCCTTTTCACTTTGACAAAGATTGTCTCCAAGCAtttggagaattaaagaaagctcTAATCACTACACCAGTGGTTATATCTCCAGACTGGACTCTACCATTTGAACTgatgtgtgatgctagtgatcattctgtaggagcagtattagggcAAATAAAGGATAAAGTTTTTCACTCCATATACTATGCAAGCAAAACTCTTactcaaactcaaatcaattaCACCACTACAAAGAAAGAGTTGCTAGCAGTAGTATTtgcttttgacaaattcagaGCTTACTTGGTGGGTACTAAAGTGACGGTATATACAGACCATGCAgctatcaaataattaatttcaaataaggatgccaaaccaagaTTAATCAGATGGATCTTAttgcttcaagaatttgatttggaaattaaagatagaaagggGACTGAGAATCAAGTAGCGGACCAGCTGTCATGGCTGGAAGCAGACACAAGTACATTGACAAGGAGGGACATCACTGAAACTTTTCCTGATGAACAGTTGTTGGTAGTACAACAAGCACAAATGCTGCAGTAGTCAAGATCTCTATGGtatgcagattttgctaaCTACTCAGTAAGTAGGATACTCCCACCTGAGATGAAGTTTcaggagagaaaaaaaaatttcatgatgTTAGAAGTTATCAGTGGGATGACCCACATTTATATAAGTTATGCTCATATCAAGTAATACGAAGATGTGCTTCAGAAGGAGAAATTCCCCACATAGTGGAGTCATGCCATGCTGCAGCATatggaggacattttggtgGTCACAGAACAATCGCTAAAGTTCTGCAATCAGGTTATTACTGGcctactatttttaaaaatgcttatgaatttgttaaatattgtGACATGTGCCAAAAGATTGGGAACATAACTAAAAGACATGAAATGTCATTG encodes:
- the LOC127900621 gene encoding uncharacterized protein LOC127900621, with product MKFNSSQKPPQDGSMLQQPNHQDTGYRGQATATAEGTQTVHVEKEVATPVATIYNKPNKQSLVPPEASQQFRHPPPFLQRFQKQKQDKQFNILARKRRLGEFKTIALTQENNHMLQSKMPTKVKDPGSFTIPYSIGTRYTGRALCDLGASINLMPLSVFKQLGVGEYRPTTVTLQLADRSHVYPEGKIEDVLVNVDKFIFPVDFIVLEFEADKEVPIILGRPFLATEKTLIDVQK